One segment of Thamnophis elegans isolate rThaEle1 chromosome 16, rThaEle1.pri, whole genome shotgun sequence DNA contains the following:
- the COMMD4 gene encoding COMM domain-containing protein 4, producing MRFRFCGDLDCPDWVLAEISTLAKISSVKLKLICAQVLKDVLGEGIDYDKILKLTSDAKFESGDVKATVAVLAFILSSAAKYNVDSESLSSELQQLGLPKEHAAGLCRSYEEKQSSLQDSLRKGSLRLNCLDSVSWRVDYTLSSSELQQVNEPVVHLKLNVRNVDQKVTEPVAMTLSADKFRVLLAELKQAQAIMKTLE from the exons atg AGGTTTCGATTCTGTGGAGATTTGGACTGTCCTGATTGGGTCTTGGCAGAAATTAGTACTTTGGCTAAAATA TCTTCGGTGAAACTCAAGCTGATCTGTGCACAGGTTCTGAAGGATGTGCTTGGAGAGGGCATTGAT TATGACAAAATCCTGAAGTTAACATCAGATGCCAAGTTTG AATCGGGCGATGTGAAAGCCACTGTCGCTGTTCTCGCCTTCATTCTCTCCAGTGCCGCCAAATACAATGTGGACTCTGAGTCTCTCTCCAGCGAACTTCAACAGCTGGGGCTGCCCAAAG AGCACGCGGCTGGATTGTGTCGGTCCTACGAGGAGAAACAGAGCTCTCTCCAGGACAGCCTCAGGAAAGGCAGCCTGAGAT TGAATTGCCTGGATTCTGTTTCGTGGAGAGTGGATTACACGCTTAGTTCCAGCGAGCTCCAGCAGGTCAACGAGCCAGTCGTTCATCTCAAGCTGAACGTGAGAAATGTCGACCAAAAAGTGACAGAGCCTGTGGCAATGACCTTGTCGGCCGATAAATTTCGTGTCTTACTTGctg AACTAAAACAGGCTCAGGCCATCATGAAAACCCTGGAATAA
- the LOC116519421 gene encoding zona pellucida sperm-binding protein 3-like codes for MLVFSASFLEQTRMGPLWNVAIVLACWLIGEAASSDHWDYMQRFSNTPDPRRQLYLPSGVETYPSAWVDASQARALSLLSPVLAQCEESQVVVTVKRDLFGTGRLVQVEDLTLGPTGCQPTSYDAAENTVIFSVGLHQCGSVLQMTPEFLVYSISLHYKPTPSPHSVIVRTSPVDVPIECHYPRKNNVSLKAIKPTWIPFTSTISAEEKLRFSLHLMNEGWSAERASNGYQLGEVMYIQAQVIAENHTPLRLFVDSCVATLSPEADSIPRYPIIDYKGCLIDGRDDSSSTFLSPRIRNDVLQFTVDVFRFSKDTRDLIYITCHLKVTAATQVPDLENKACSFRPATNSWAPVEGTTDICSCCETQKCVQTIGQGSRSWDQGGRRLGRDVAAKLDKSKEADADVMLGPILILDSYMTSRTPPDNQNKLSLSAEHGFFQIPWMLVGIILIALTTCLALTTLGIFCTRKRRYNSS; via the exons ATGTTGGTCTTTTCTGCCAGCTTCCTAGAACAGACAAGGATGGGACCCTTATGGAATGTGGCcattgttttagcttgttggctaATTGGGGAAGCGGCCTCTTCGGACCACTGGGATTACATGCAGAGGTTTTCCAACACGCCTGATCCTAGGAGGCAGCTCTACCTGCCTTCTGGGGTTGAGACCTATCCTTCGGCTTGGGTAGATGCTTCCCAGGCACGAGCTTTGTCCCTCCTGTCCCCTGTGCTGGCCCAGTGTGAAGAGTCCCAGGTGGTGGTGACCGTGAAGAGAGACCTGTTTGGCACGGGGAGGCTCGTCCAGGTGGAGGACCTGACCTTGGGGCCAACTGGCTGCCAACCCACCTCCTACGATGCTGCTGAGAACACCGTAATCTTCAGCGTAGGCCTCCATCAGTGTGGGAGTGTTTTGCAG ATGACTCCGGAGTTTCTAGTCTACAGCATCAGCCTTCATTACAAGCCAACCCCTTCTCCCCACAGTGTGATTGTAAGAACCAGTCCGGTTGACGTCCCCATTGAGTGCCATTACCCAAG GAAAAACAATGTAAGCCTTAAGGCAATCAAGCCAACATGGATTCCATTCACGTCAACGATTTCTGCAGAAGAAAAACTCCGCTTCTCTTTACATTTGATGAATG AGGGTTGGAGCGCGGAGAGAGCATCCAACGGCTACCAGTTGGGAGAAGTCATGTACATTCAGGCTCAAGTAATCGCAGAAAACCACACTCCTCTCCGACTCTTTGTGGATAGCTGTGTAGCCACGTTGAGCCCAGAGGCGGATTCCATTCCCCGCTATCCCATCATCGACTACAAGGG CTGCCTGATAGACGGACGAGATGATTCCAGCTCAACCTTCTTATCACCAAGGATCAGGAATGATGTACTCCAGTTCACAGTGGATGTCTTCCGTTTTAGCAAGGACACCCGAGATCTG ATCTACATCACTTGTCACTTGAAGGTGACTGCAGCTACTCAAGTTCCTGATCTTGAGAACAAAGCTTGTTCCTTCCGTCCAGCTACGAACAG TTGGGCTCCAGTTGAAGGCACCACAGATATTTGCTCCTGCTGTGAAACCCAGAAATGTGTTCAAACTATTGGTCAAGGCAGCAGATCCTGGGACCAAGGGGGAAGAAGACTGGGCAGAGATGTGGCTGCTAAATTGG ATAAATCGAAGGAGGCAGATGCTGACGTGATGCTCGGTCCCATCCTCATTCTTGACTCGTACATGACTTCTAGAACTCCTCCTGACAATCAAAATAAGTTGAGCTTATCAGCAGAACATG gctTCTTCCAAATTCCTTGGATGCTGGTGGGGATCATCTTGATAGCCCTTACTACATGCTTGGCCCTGACCACTCTAGGAATCTTTTGTACTAGGAAAAGACGTTATAATTCTTCTTAA